Sequence from the Mycobacterium florentinum genome:
GACGGCACCGGACTCGTCCCGCAGCTGCACCTCGTAGCCGGGCACCGGAACACCCGCCGATCCCGGTCGCGCCCGGCCCGGCTGGTTGGACAGGAAGATGTGCAGCGCCTCCGTCGACCCGATGCCGTCCAGCACCTCGACTCCGAACCGGTCACGAAACCTCTCGAACAGCACGGGAGGTAGCGCTTCTCCCGCCGAAATGCCCTGTCGGACAGACTCAAACGTACCATCGGGCAAATCGCTGGCCAGCAGCGACGAGTAGAACGTGGGAACGCCGAAAAACAGTGTCGGGCGCTCGGCTCGGATGCGTTGCGCGATGACGGCCGGGGTCGGACGTGCTCGCTCCAAAACCGTTGTGGCACCGACCGCGAGTGGGAAGAAGCAGGAATTGCCGAGGCCGTAGGCGAAGAACAGCTTTGCGACCGACAGGCACCGGTCGTCGGGCAAGATGCCCAGCAGTCCGGCGCCGTAGCTTTCGGCAACACTGCGGATGCTGCCGTGCCGGTGGATGGCGGCCTTGGGCGTGCCGGTCGTGCCCGATGTGTAGAGCCACAGTGCGGGCGTCTCCTCATACGTGTCGGCGGCCGCGGCGACTGGATCGGCCGATGCGAGACATTCCCAGCGGTGCACGGCCGCGCCGGGGAGGCTATCGATTTCTTGCTGGCCGTCGAAGACCACGTCGGCGACATCGGGGGCCACCGCGGTCGCAGCGGCAACTTGAACAGCGAACTCCGTTGATGCACAGACCAATCGAGTACGCGAATCGGCGACCAACTTGCCCAACTCCGGTCCGGACAGCATGGTGGAAACCGGGACGGCGACCGCGCCCAGATACATCGCCGCCAGGATCCCCGACAGCAGTTCGACATCGTCGGCCATGCACAGGATGACACGGTCCTCGCGCCGCACGCCCAGATTCCGCAGCCCGCCGGCGACTCGACGCACCTCCTCGGCCAGGTCCTGGTAGCTCAGCGTGCGCGTCGAACTGACGACGGCGGTGCACTCCCCTCGCCCGACACGCAGGTGCCGATCGACGAGATAACCCGCAGCATTGAACAACGGCCGGTCGAGGGCGGTAGCCGCGCCCGCGGCCGAATGCTCAGGAAAGGTAGACATATTCGAAATCGAACGGCTTGTCGTTGATGCCCTGGGTCGGTGGCGCGACCCAGCCGGCGATCTTGCCCGGCTCATACACGGGCCGCATCAGCGAGCGCACGAAGGACAGGTCGTCGTTGGTGGGTAACCAGTTTGCCTTCGCGTCCTCCCACGAGGCAACGTCCACAATGCTGCCCGCCGGAGTGATGTGGTGTTCGGCGTAGGCGCCGACGGCGCGGTTGAAACCGACGTGGGGGAGCATGAATCGATAGTCGATGCCGTTGTCGGCGAGGATCCTGTTCCACCGCTTGACACCGCTGTGACAGTCGCTGGTGTACTCGCTGCGCAGGTCCAGATTCAAGGCCAGCAGCGCCGGTAGCTCGTCGGTGTCCCAGGTTCCCTCGGGCGTGGGCCTGCCGAGCTCGGCGTGGGCGTCGACGAGCAGATGATCGTCGCTTCGTCGCTCCTCTTGCCAGCGGCCTTTCAGCCCCACGGTGAAGTAATTGGCGGCGTTGGTGGAGGTTTCGCTGCCGAACAGGTCCAGCGAGACGCTGTAGTGGAAGTTGATGTACTTCTGCAGGATCTCGAGGGGAATGCCGCCGAATCCTCCGATGTCGGCGGTATCGTGCTCGCGCATCAGCTCGGCGCTGCGAGCGACCACTCGGTCCACGCCCGTCGTGCCGACGAACATGTGGTGCGCCTCTTCCTTCAGCATGAATTCACATGTGCGGGAAAGCGGATCGAACGCGCTCTCCTTCAACGTGCCGAGCTGATATTTGCCGTCGCGGTCGGTGAAGTAGGTGAACATGTAGAACGCGAGCCAGTCGGCGGTCGATTCGTTGAACGCCCCCAGGATGCGCGGTGAGTCGGGGCTGCCGGAATTGCGGCACAGCAACGCCTCGGCTTCCTCGCGGCCCTCCCTGCCGAAGTAGGCGTGCAGAAGGTACACCATGGCCCAGAGGTGCCGGCCCTCTTCGACGTTGACCTGGAACAGGTTTCGCAGGTCATACAACGACGGTGCGGTCAGGCCGAGGAGGCGCTGCTGCTCTACCGAGGCCGGCTCGGTGTCGCCCTGCACCACGATCAGCCGCTGTAGGTCGGCGCGGTGTTCGCCGGGTACCTGCTGCCAAACGGGCTCACCTTTGTGCTCCCCGAACGCGATACGACGATCGGGCTTGGGTTCGGCAAGAAATATGCCCCACCGGTAGTCCGGGAGATTGACGTGGTCGAAATGGG
This genomic interval carries:
- a CDS encoding benzoate-CoA ligase family protein, whose protein sequence is MSTFPEHSAAGAATALDRPLFNAAGYLVDRHLRVGRGECTAVVSSTRTLSYQDLAEEVRRVAGGLRNLGVRREDRVILCMADDVELLSGILAAMYLGAVAVPVSTMLSGPELGKLVADSRTRLVCASTEFAVQVAAATAVAPDVADVVFDGQQEIDSLPGAAVHRWECLASADPVAAAADTYEETPALWLYTSGTTGTPKAAIHRHGSIRSVAESYGAGLLGILPDDRCLSVAKLFFAYGLGNSCFFPLAVGATTVLERARPTPAVIAQRIRAERPTLFFGVPTFYSSLLASDLPDGTFESVRQGISAGEALPPVLFERFRDRFGVEVLDGIGSTEALHIFLSNQPGRARPGSAGVPVPGYEVQLRDESGAVIDAAGARGMLHVKGGSIASGYWNRADATRQVFEDGWLRTGDAVVRNADGTYSWLGRSSDMLKAGGIWVSPAEVEERLLQHPDVIEAAVVAAADASGLEKPIACVVPRPGHRADADSLVAWCREGLAAFKRPRAFVMMAELPKTATAKLRRDLLREQVADVLTRPPTAQT
- the boxB gene encoding benzoyl-CoA 2,3-epoxidase subunit BoxB; its protein translation is MTTSINYEDKIPNNVDLSSDRRLQRALEGWQPKFLNWWGEMGPAVQTHGVYLRTAVAVGRDGWAHFDHVNLPDYRWGIFLAEPKPDRRIAFGEHKGEPVWQQVPGEHRADLQRLIVVQGDTEPASVEQQRLLGLTAPSLYDLRNLFQVNVEEGRHLWAMVYLLHAYFGREGREEAEALLCRNSGSPDSPRILGAFNESTADWLAFYMFTYFTDRDGKYQLGTLKESAFDPLSRTCEFMLKEEAHHMFVGTTGVDRVVARSAELMREHDTADIGGFGGIPLEILQKYINFHYSVSLDLFGSETSTNAANYFTVGLKGRWQEERRSDDHLLVDAHAELGRPTPEGTWDTDELPALLALNLDLRSEYTSDCHSGVKRWNRILADNGIDYRFMLPHVGFNRAVGAYAEHHITPAGSIVDVASWEDAKANWLPTNDDLSFVRSLMRPVYEPGKIAGWVAPPTQGINDKPFDFEYVYLS